A portion of the Micromonospora vinacea genome contains these proteins:
- a CDS encoding SCP2 sterol-binding domain-containing protein has product MDATAEQYLRQLDTGRRPDLPETTAGTLRLDVRDDGSTDHWYLTIADQQVRVTRSADDAELVVRADRAVFDRMVRGELHPGAGLLRNELTVHGNMQLLMLLRRIFAGPDGARHPHELGRAALVGRAASTARDERS; this is encoded by the coding sequence ATGGACGCGACGGCGGAGCAGTACCTGCGGCAGCTGGACACCGGTCGGCGGCCCGACCTGCCGGAGACCACAGCGGGGACGCTGCGGCTGGATGTCCGCGACGACGGCAGCACCGATCACTGGTACCTGACCATCGCCGACCAACAGGTCCGGGTGACCCGTTCGGCCGACGACGCCGAACTCGTGGTGCGGGCCGACCGGGCGGTCTTCGACCGGATGGTCCGCGGCGAGCTGCACCCGGGCGCGGGCCTGCTGCGCAACGAGCTGACCGTGCACGGCAACATGCAACTGCTGATGCTGCTGCGGCGGATCTTCGCCGGGCCGGACGGCGCCCGCCATCCGCATGAGCTGGGCCGGGCCGCGTTGGTTGGCCGGGCCGCGTCGACCGCTCGGGATGAGCGGTCGTGA
- a CDS encoding amylo-alpha-1,6-glucosidase → MKQELVHVIAGNLFAISDAQGDIEVDPQTPVGLFAYDTRFLSHWVLRIDGERINALARDDLTYFETRFFLVPGAASHYVDADMSIIRHRSIHDCFHENITVLNHSSQPAEYTVRVEMASDFTDIVEVGQLRQRAVEVTADPAGQRLVLRYQRDRFVRETTVRSTVPAEVDEQGMTFRIRIAPEGKWETDLHVSVTMGGEEGRDLRADLQSHQQTVRTGMREDLAQWLDRAPQLVAERSGLEELYHGSLADLEALRYKPLSYRERVPIGGLPWAMGLCGRDAIITCFQTMAFTPELTPATLRMLALMQGGQLDDALDEEPGKILAQLRYGETGTFSDRTSALYYGAADTTPLFVVLLDEYERWSGDADLVRELRHPARMALDWIDEYGDLTGDGYLRYQRRNERDGTINQCWKDSPDAIVDAQGRQSAFPRATCELQGYAYDAKRRGARLAREFWGDPAYADRLEREAAALKERFNRDFWLPQREYYALALDPYGEPVDALASNIGHLLWSGIVADDRAETVAEHLVGPRLFSGWGVRTFAAGQRTYNPVGAHLGAVWPSDNALIAAGLRRYRLDAQAARIAAGIFDMAQTLGGAPPGVIAGYERSLTTYPVQLTTSCRPQAWASGALLMLLGTMLGLRPTGDNLLVNPAVPEGFGRLELLDIPGRWGHSDAYARDRSTERRRRLR, encoded by the coding sequence GTGAAGCAGGAGCTGGTGCACGTCATTGCGGGCAACCTGTTCGCCATCAGCGACGCCCAGGGCGACATCGAGGTCGATCCGCAGACCCCGGTCGGACTCTTCGCGTACGACACGCGATTCCTGTCCCACTGGGTGCTCAGGATCGACGGCGAACGGATCAATGCACTTGCCCGCGACGACCTCACCTACTTCGAGACCCGGTTCTTCCTGGTCCCCGGTGCGGCGAGCCACTACGTCGACGCCGACATGTCGATCATCAGACACCGCTCGATCCACGACTGTTTCCACGAGAACATCACAGTGCTCAACCACTCGTCGCAGCCCGCCGAGTACACCGTCCGGGTGGAGATGGCCAGCGACTTCACCGACATCGTCGAGGTCGGGCAGCTCCGGCAGCGGGCCGTCGAGGTCACCGCCGACCCGGCGGGCCAGCGGCTCGTGCTGCGCTACCAGCGGGACCGGTTCGTTCGTGAGACCACAGTGCGCAGCACCGTCCCCGCCGAGGTGGACGAACAGGGGATGACGTTCCGGATCCGGATCGCACCCGAGGGGAAATGGGAGACCGACCTGCACGTCAGCGTGACCATGGGCGGCGAGGAAGGCCGGGATCTCCGCGCCGACCTGCAGTCGCACCAACAGACCGTGCGGACGGGGATGCGCGAGGACCTGGCGCAGTGGCTGGACCGGGCGCCGCAGCTGGTGGCCGAACGCAGCGGCCTGGAGGAGCTCTACCACGGCAGCCTCGCGGACCTGGAGGCACTGCGGTACAAGCCGTTGTCGTACCGCGAACGGGTGCCGATCGGTGGTCTGCCCTGGGCGATGGGGCTGTGCGGACGGGACGCCATCATCACCTGCTTCCAGACGATGGCGTTCACCCCCGAACTGACACCGGCGACGCTACGGATGCTGGCGCTCATGCAGGGCGGTCAGCTCGACGACGCGCTGGACGAGGAGCCCGGCAAGATCCTGGCCCAACTCCGGTACGGCGAGACCGGGACGTTCAGCGACCGGACCAGCGCGCTGTACTACGGCGCGGCGGACACCACCCCGCTCTTCGTCGTGCTGCTCGACGAGTACGAGCGCTGGTCCGGTGACGCGGACCTGGTCCGCGAGCTGCGCCACCCGGCCCGGATGGCGCTGGACTGGATCGACGAGTACGGCGACCTGACCGGGGACGGCTACCTGCGCTACCAGCGCCGCAACGAGCGCGACGGCACGATCAACCAGTGCTGGAAGGACTCCCCGGACGCCATCGTCGACGCCCAGGGTCGGCAATCCGCCTTCCCCCGCGCCACCTGTGAGTTGCAGGGCTACGCGTACGACGCGAAGCGGCGTGGCGCCCGGCTGGCCCGGGAGTTCTGGGGCGACCCCGCGTACGCCGACCGGTTGGAACGGGAGGCGGCAGCGCTGAAGGAGCGCTTCAACCGGGACTTCTGGCTGCCACAACGGGAGTACTACGCGTTGGCTCTCGACCCGTACGGCGAACCGGTCGATGCGCTCGCCTCGAACATCGGGCATCTGCTCTGGAGCGGGATCGTCGCGGACGACCGCGCGGAAACGGTGGCCGAGCACCTGGTCGGGCCGCGACTGTTCAGCGGTTGGGGGGTGCGCACGTTCGCCGCGGGGCAGCGCACGTACAACCCGGTGGGCGCACACCTGGGCGCGGTGTGGCCGTCGGACAACGCGCTGATCGCCGCCGGGTTGCGTCGCTACCGCCTCGACGCGCAGGCGGCCCGGATCGCAGCCGGCATCTTCGACATGGCGCAGACGCTCGGCGGCGCGCCGCCGGGAGTGATCGCCGGTTACGAGCGCAGCCTGACGACCTACCCCGTCCAGCTGACGACGAGCTGCCGCCCGCAGGCGTGGGCGTCGGGGGCGCTGCTGATGCTGCTCGGCACCATGCTGGGCTTGCGACCCACCGGCGACAACCTGCTGGTGAACCCAGCGGTGCCGGAGGGGTTCGGTCGGCTGGAACTGCTGGACATCCCGGGCCGTTGGGGTCACTCCGACGCCTACGCGAGAGACCGGAGCACCG